From Planctomycetia bacterium, a single genomic window includes:
- a CDS encoding ATP/GTP-binding protein codes for MTMHAAPPSHVPGLVTDRQCVVLVHGYLANTLLLAMLARRLRVRGYRTDCWGYRNMWSSIRVLADRFARSLAALDADPGIDRLHLVTHSMGAIVSRAALERYRPRKLGRFVMLAPPNRGSFVATAMAGSFGRVLKPVAELSTASDSMVNSLPTPADVEIGVIAAAHDALVSSESTHPDVPHDHVTLPTWHTGLLFRRDTADLVADFLATGRFPAQPAHDGAGIPAGRPRETGT; via the coding sequence GTGACCATGCACGCCGCCCCCCCGTCGCATGTTCCCGGCCTCGTGACCGACCGGCAGTGCGTCGTCCTCGTCCACGGCTATCTCGCCAACACGTTGCTGCTGGCGATGCTCGCCCGCAGGCTCCGCGTTCGCGGCTACCGCACGGATTGCTGGGGCTACCGGAACATGTGGAGTTCGATCCGGGTGCTGGCCGACCGGTTCGCCCGCAGTCTTGCCGCACTCGACGCCGACCCCGGCATCGACCGCCTGCACCTCGTGACGCACAGCATGGGGGCCATCGTCAGCCGGGCGGCGCTGGAGCGTTATCGGCCAAGGAAACTGGGCCGCTTCGTGATGCTGGCGCCTCCCAATCGGGGCTCCTTCGTGGCCACCGCCATGGCGGGCAGTTTCGGCCGTGTCCTCAAGCCCGTCGCCGAACTGTCGACCGCGTCCGACAGCATGGTGAACTCGTTGCCGACGCCCGCCGACGTGGAGATCGGCGTCATCGCCGCGGCGCACGACGCACTGGTCTCGTCGGAGAGCACCCATCCGGACGTCCCGCACGATCACGTGACGCTTCCCACGTGGCACACCGGGCTGCTCTTTCGCCGCGACACGGCCGACCTCGTCGCCGACTTCCTCGCCACCGGCAGGTTCCCGGCACAGCCGGCCCACGACGGGGCAGGGATCCCTGCGGGCAGACCCCGGGAGACCGGGACGTGA
- a CDS encoding general stress protein encodes MNVAPRPLGSSPVSVGPLGLGCWPLAGMTRAGVTPEAAVATVRAAIDAGITHLDTAYCYGEQGESERAIAAATACRRDSIVLAGKCGIHWVADASATPPRRQVVDGRPERLRAEVAESLGRLGTDHFDLLYLHAPDPRVPIEESAGELARLLAAGTTRAVGLSNATVSQLERFAAVCPLAACQMQFNMLQRQIEADVLPWCREHDVALVAYWPLMKGLLAGQMRRGQVFPASDSRHKYPIFNGAEFDRNLDFVDALRPIAARLGCSLADLVLAWTAEQPGITSVLFGATAPEQVAENARALACELDPQARADIAAAIRERGFVAGRQPA; translated from the coding sequence GTGAACGTCGCGCCGCGTCCGCTCGGATCATCGCCGGTGTCCGTCGGCCCCCTCGGCCTCGGCTGCTGGCCGCTGGCCGGCATGACCCGGGCCGGCGTCACGCCGGAAGCCGCCGTGGCCACGGTCCGCGCCGCGATCGACGCCGGGATCACCCATCTCGACACCGCCTACTGCTACGGCGAGCAGGGGGAAAGCGAGCGGGCCATCGCCGCCGCGACCGCATGCCGCCGCGACTCGATCGTGCTCGCCGGCAAGTGCGGGATTCACTGGGTGGCGGACGCTTCGGCCACGCCGCCGCGCCGGCAGGTCGTCGATGGCCGGCCGGAGCGGCTGCGGGCCGAGGTCGCCGAGAGCCTCGGCCGCCTCGGTACCGATCACTTCGACCTTCTCTACCTGCACGCGCCCGACCCGCGGGTGCCGATCGAGGAATCGGCGGGGGAACTCGCCCGCCTGCTCGCAGCCGGCACGACCCGGGCCGTTGGCCTGTCGAACGCCACGGTCTCCCAGCTCGAGCGGTTCGCCGCCGTCTGCCCGCTGGCTGCCTGCCAAATGCAATTCAACATGCTGCAGCGACAGATCGAGGCGGACGTGTTGCCCTGGTGCCGAGAGCACGACGTGGCGCTGGTCGCCTACTGGCCGCTGATGAAGGGGCTGCTCGCCGGGCAGATGCGCCGCGGCCAGGTGTTTCCGGCCAGCGACAGCCGGCACAAGTACCCGATCTTCAACGGCGCCGAGTTCGACCGCAACCTCGATTTCGTCGATGCGCTGCGGCCAATCGCCGCCCGGCTCGGCTGCTCACTGGCCGACCTCGTGCTCGCCTGGACGGCCGAGCAGCCGGGGATCACGAGCGTGCTCTTCGGCGCGACGGCGCCGGAGCAGGTCGCGGAGAATGCCCGGGCACTGGCCTGCGAACTCGACCCGCAGGCCCGCGCCGACATCGCCGCGGCCATCCGGGAGCGGGGATTCGTTGCAGGCCGGCAGCCCGCCTGA
- the hemH gene encoding ferrochelatase — MLLVSFGGPDGPEDVLPFLENVLRGRNVPRERMLEVAEHYQHFGGRSPINEQNLALLAALRKELDLHGPRLPIYWGNRNWHPLLTDTLREMADAGVKRAIAFVTSAFSSYSGCRQYRENIAGACQPLGDRAPQVDKIRVFFNHPGFVGPMAANVRSALSRFPEAERANVPVLFTAHSIPTSMADGCRYVPQLRESCRLVAERAGVSNWSLVFQSRSGPPSQPWLEPDVCDAIRHLHAAGQRRLVIAPIGFISDHMEVLYDLDTEAADLCGSLGIDMARAATVGTAPEFVSMVRELIAERAWSLPERCAVGLLPANHDVCPIDCCPAPVRPAAAAGAGGRPASR; from the coding sequence GTGCTGCTCGTCTCATTCGGCGGGCCCGATGGCCCGGAAGACGTGCTCCCGTTTCTCGAGAACGTGCTCCGGGGGCGGAACGTTCCCCGCGAGCGGATGCTGGAGGTCGCCGAGCACTACCAGCACTTCGGCGGCCGCAGTCCGATCAACGAGCAGAACCTGGCCCTGCTCGCCGCCCTCCGTAAGGAACTCGACCTGCATGGGCCCCGGCTGCCGATCTACTGGGGCAACCGCAACTGGCATCCGCTGCTCACCGACACCCTTCGCGAGATGGCGGACGCCGGCGTGAAGCGGGCGATCGCGTTCGTGACCAGTGCCTTCAGCAGCTACTCCGGCTGCCGGCAGTACCGGGAAAACATCGCCGGCGCCTGCCAACCGCTCGGCGATCGCGCGCCGCAGGTCGACAAGATCCGGGTGTTCTTCAATCACCCCGGGTTCGTCGGCCCGATGGCCGCCAACGTCCGGTCGGCGTTATCCCGGTTTCCCGAGGCGGAGCGGGCGAACGTGCCCGTGTTGTTCACCGCCCACAGCATCCCGACGTCGATGGCGGACGGCTGCCGCTACGTCCCCCAACTCCGCGAGTCGTGCCGTCTCGTCGCCGAGCGGGCCGGCGTGTCGAACTGGAGCCTCGTGTTCCAGAGCCGGAGCGGTCCGCCGTCGCAGCCCTGGCTGGAACCCGACGTCTGCGACGCGATCCGCCACCTGCACGCCGCCGGCCAGCGCCGGCTTGTCATCGCTCCCATCGGCTTCATCTCCGACCACATGGAAGTCCTCTATGACCTCGACACCGAGGCCGCCGATCTGTGCGGCAGCCTCGGCATCGACATGGCCCGGGCAGCCACGGTGGGCACGGCGCCGGAGTTCGTATCGATGGTCCGGGAGTTGATCGCGGAGCGGGCCTGGAGTCTGCCCGAGCGATGTGCCGTCGGCCTGCTGCCGGCCAACCACGACGTCTGCCCGATCGACTGCTGCCCTGCGCCGGTCCGCCCCGCGGCTGCGGCCGGTGCCGGCGGCCGCCCCGCCTCGCGGTGA
- the nuoD gene encoding NADH-quinone oxidoreductase subunit D: protein MSQLLDDDPRIIEFDVRTDEMLVNMGPQHPSTHGVLRLVLRTDGEVVSEIEPHIGYLHRCAEKIGENLTARQWIPYTDRMDYLAAMNMNLGWALTVEKLMKYEVSEKARHLRVLIAELGRIASHLVGMGAYGLDLGTFSPFLYAFREREKILDLFEEACGARLTYSYITVGGLTADLPPGWLGRCEAFLDQFEPVIKEYHTLLTTNAIFVKRTAAIGVLSREMAIDYGCSGPVLRGSGVDQDMRRDGEPIYTGMYDGYAFEVAVMKDGHYPRDHEYPPVPADAVLGDCWHRFFVRMLEVVQSMDLVRQSIDRYSACKGTIGEPLKLTEKLPAGDAYLETEAPKGQMGFYVVSDGSAIPWRVRARSSSFSNLAVSPELCRGCLIADVPAIVGSLDIVMGEIDR, encoded by the coding sequence ATGTCACAGTTGCTCGACGACGATCCGCGGATCATCGAGTTCGACGTCCGCACCGACGAGATGCTCGTCAACATGGGGCCGCAGCACCCCAGCACCCACGGCGTGCTTCGCCTCGTGCTCCGCACCGACGGCGAGGTGGTGTCGGAGATCGAGCCGCACATCGGCTACCTGCACCGCTGCGCCGAGAAGATCGGCGAGAACCTGACGGCCCGGCAGTGGATCCCGTACACCGACCGGATGGATTATCTGGCCGCGATGAACATGAATCTCGGCTGGGCGCTGACGGTCGAGAAGCTGATGAAGTACGAGGTCAGTGAGAAGGCCCGGCACCTGCGGGTGCTGATCGCGGAACTCGGCCGGATCGCCAGCCACCTCGTCGGCATGGGGGCGTATGGCCTCGACCTCGGCACGTTCAGCCCGTTCCTGTACGCCTTCCGCGAGCGGGAAAAGATCCTCGACCTGTTCGAGGAGGCCTGCGGGGCCCGGCTGACCTACAGCTACATCACCGTCGGCGGCCTGACGGCCGACCTGCCCCCCGGCTGGCTGGGCCGCTGCGAGGCGTTCCTCGACCAGTTCGAGCCGGTGATCAAGGAATACCACACGCTGCTCACGACCAATGCGATCTTCGTCAAGCGAACGGCCGCCATCGGCGTGCTGTCGCGGGAGATGGCGATCGACTACGGCTGTTCGGGGCCGGTGCTCCGCGGCAGCGGCGTCGATCAGGACATGCGGCGGGACGGCGAGCCGATCTACACCGGGATGTACGACGGCTACGCCTTCGAGGTCGCCGTGATGAAGGACGGCCACTACCCCCGCGATCACGAATATCCCCCGGTCCCCGCCGACGCCGTGCTCGGCGACTGCTGGCACAGGTTCTTCGTCCGCATGCTGGAGGTGGTGCAGTCGATGGACCTCGTCCGGCAGTCGATCGACCGCTACTCAGCCTGCAAGGGAACGATTGGCGAGCCGCTCAAGCTCACCGAGAAGTTGCCGGCCGGCGACGCCTACCTGGAGACCGAGGCGCCGAAGGGGCAGATGGGCTTCTACGTGGTCAGTGACGGTTCGGCGATCCCGTGGCGGGTTCGCGCCCGGTCGAGCTCGTTCTCCAACCTTGCCGTGTCCCCGGAGCTCTGCCGGGGCTGCCTGATTGCCGACGTGCCGGCGATCGTCGGCAGCCTCGACATCGTGATGGGCGAGATCGACCGCTGA
- the ndhJ gene encoding NADH-quinone oxidoreductase subunit C — MRGPGFLEQLEAALPGAVTSRTLDAIDPWIEVAPERIVDVCRWLKSSSPVRFDALECITAIDWHEPDPKKAAKVSWQPHTELVYHLWSVAARVSLVIKCQLPRWQGDVPGQVPEIPSVTCVWRGADWHEREVYDLSGVMFTGHPDMRRILCPEDWEGYPLRKDYEQPLEYHGIRGR; from the coding sequence ATGCGCGGTCCCGGATTCCTTGAACAGCTCGAAGCCGCCCTGCCGGGCGCGGTCACGTCGCGAACGCTCGACGCCATCGACCCGTGGATCGAGGTCGCCCCGGAACGGATCGTCGACGTCTGTCGGTGGCTCAAGTCGTCGAGCCCCGTCCGGTTCGATGCCCTGGAGTGCATCACCGCGATCGACTGGCACGAGCCCGATCCCAAGAAGGCCGCCAAGGTGTCGTGGCAGCCGCACACCGAACTGGTCTACCACCTGTGGAGCGTCGCCGCCCGGGTCAGCCTCGTGATCAAGTGTCAGCTGCCGCGCTGGCAGGGGGACGTGCCGGGGCAGGTGCCGGAGATCCCCAGCGTGACATGCGTCTGGCGCGGGGCGGACTGGCACGAGCGCGAGGTCTACGACCTGTCCGGTGTGATGTTCACCGGGCATCCCGACATGCGGCGGATTCTCTGTCCCGAGGACTGGGAGGGGTATCCGCTGCGAAAGGATTACGAGCAACCGCTCGAGTACCACGGCATCCGCGGCCGCTGA